Proteins from one Embleya scabrispora genomic window:
- a CDS encoding succinate dehydrogenase cytochrome b subunit: protein MATLTRAPGSAGRRRQGASHRSTVMMKIAMALSGAVLLAYLTAHMLGNLKIFFGESSFDHYAHWLRTIGEPLVPHEGTLWIIRVGLTVSVVVHMAMAILLTRRARRARPVKYVHRPPVQGSYAARTMRWGGVIIALFVVYHLLDLTVGVANPTGAAGKPYTNVTADFEHWYITAIYTVAVVAVGFHLRHGVWSMTRTLGRQRPGTERLMGRVATGYAVLMTAGFLSVPFAVTVGIVG, encoded by the coding sequence ATGGCGACCCTGACCCGCGCTCCCGGCTCCGCCGGACGGCGCAGGCAGGGAGCGTCGCACCGCTCCACCGTGATGATGAAGATCGCGATGGCGCTCAGCGGTGCCGTGCTCCTTGCCTACCTGACCGCCCACATGCTGGGCAATCTGAAGATCTTCTTCGGCGAGTCGAGCTTCGACCACTACGCGCACTGGCTGCGCACCATCGGCGAGCCGCTGGTGCCGCACGAGGGCACCCTGTGGATCATCCGTGTCGGGTTGACCGTGAGCGTGGTCGTGCACATGGCGATGGCGATCCTGCTCACCCGGCGGGCCAGGCGGGCCCGGCCGGTCAAGTACGTACACCGCCCGCCCGTGCAGGGCTCCTACGCGGCCCGCACGATGCGCTGGGGCGGGGTGATCATCGCCCTGTTCGTGGTCTACCACCTGCTCGACCTGACCGTCGGGGTGGCCAACCCGACCGGCGCCGCCGGCAAGCCGTACACCAACGTCACCGCCGACTTCGAGCACTGGTACATCACCGCGATCTACACGGTCGCCGTGGTGGCGGTCGGGTTCCACCTGCGCCACGGCGTGTGGAGCATGACCCGCACCCTGGGCCGGCAACGACCGGGCACCGAGCGGCTGATGGGTCGCGTCGCGACCGGCTACGCCGTGTTGATGACGGCCGGATTCCTGTCCGTGCCGTTCGCCGTGACCGTCGGAATCGTGGGGTGA
- a CDS encoding ABC transporter ATP-binding protein codes for MSGPHAGRPAPVIDVRAVTKSYGRGPAAVQALRGVDLTIEVGEYVAVMGSSGSGKSTLMNVLGCLDIPSSGRYLLDGLDVGRLDEHQLALVRNRRIGFVFQSFNLIPRTTALAQVELPLSYAGVRARERRRRARAALDLVGLSDRADHAPNELSGGQQQRVALARALVTAPALLLADEPTGNLDSHSTREVLGILDRLHEAGRTIVIITHEDEVAARAERVLRLVDGLVVSDRRRSPASAPTVPEPVAAGPLVEGPRR; via the coding sequence ATGAGCGGGCCGCACGCGGGCCGCCCCGCGCCGGTGATCGACGTCCGCGCGGTGACCAAGTCGTACGGCCGCGGCCCCGCCGCCGTACAGGCGCTGCGCGGCGTCGACCTGACCATCGAGGTCGGCGAATACGTGGCCGTCATGGGCAGTTCGGGCTCGGGCAAATCCACCCTCATGAACGTCCTGGGCTGCCTGGACATCCCGTCCTCGGGCCGCTACCTCCTCGACGGCCTCGACGTCGGCCGGCTCGACGAGCACCAACTCGCCCTGGTGCGCAACCGCCGCATCGGCTTCGTCTTCCAGTCGTTCAACCTGATCCCGCGCACCACCGCACTCGCCCAGGTCGAACTCCCGCTCTCCTACGCGGGGGTGCGCGCCCGGGAACGCCGCCGCCGCGCCCGCGCCGCGCTCGATCTGGTCGGCCTGTCCGACCGCGCCGACCACGCGCCCAACGAACTCTCCGGCGGCCAGCAGCAACGGGTCGCGCTGGCCCGGGCCCTGGTCACCGCCCCGGCCCTGCTGCTCGCCGACGAGCCCACCGGCAACCTGGACAGCCACAGCACCCGCGAGGTGCTGGGCATCCTGGACCGGCTGCACGAGGCCGGCCGCACGATCGTGATCATCACCCACGAGGACGAGGTCGCCGCCCGCGCCGAACGGGTCCTGCGCCTGGTCGACGGCCTCGTGGTGTCCGACCGCCGGCGGTCCCCCGCATCCGCGCCGACCGTCCCCGAACCCGTCGCGGCCGGCCCGCTCGTGGAAGGGCCGCGTCGGTGA
- a CDS encoding PaaI family thioesterase gives MSTMSSTTGPTGLEQLLALRDHGMPTGIGPFIGMAPEEVEDGRVVFSANARPEFANPIGTMHGGIAATLLDSAMACAVHTTLPPATGYTSLDISVRYLRPGPLDGSTLRAEGRVVHRGRTIRTAEAELTDDRGRLLATATTTCLVMALG, from the coding sequence ATGAGCACTATGTCGTCGACCACGGGACCGACCGGTCTGGAACAGCTGCTGGCCCTGCGGGACCACGGCATGCCCACGGGGATCGGCCCGTTCATCGGGATGGCGCCCGAGGAGGTCGAGGACGGCCGGGTCGTCTTCAGCGCGAACGCGCGACCCGAGTTCGCCAACCCCATCGGCACCATGCACGGCGGCATCGCCGCCACGCTGCTCGACTCGGCGATGGCCTGCGCGGTGCACACCACGCTGCCGCCCGCGACCGGCTACACCTCACTCGACATCTCCGTGCGCTACCTGCGCCCGGGTCCGCTGGACGGCAGCACGCTGCGCGCCGAGGGCCGGGTCGTACACCGGGGCCGCACCATCCGCACCGCCGAGGCCGAACTCACCGACGACCGGGGCCGGCTGCTCGCGACGGCGACCACGACGTGCCTGGTCATGGCGCTCGGCTGA
- a CDS encoding ABC transporter permease has translation MNPVEVLRFAVLGLAANKIRTALTMLGVLIGVGAVILLVAVGNGSSKSVQASIQRLGTNLLTVSHTAGGGRFGAAGQGGTLKDLTPDDAQALVDKTLAPHVKSAAPVQTTSQSVTYAGQSVTVSQIVGTTPDWFATTNHDLGQGALFGTDDVNSRRRVAILGSTTVENVFGTENPIDKEILVGGVPFRVAGVLRTKGGNGAADSDDTIVLPVTTMRDSLTGYGSLSAIAVQATSSDDTALAQDEVTSILNNRHRIADAAQSDFRITNQQSLLSANDETNKTFTVLLAAVAAISLLVGGIGITNIMLVTVAERTREIGIRKAIGAPRGAILGQFLAESTLLSVVGGGLGVAAGLFAARFEVVGITPVVVPSSVVGSFAVSVAIGLFFGGYPAARAAALRPIEALRHE, from the coding sequence GTGAACCCCGTCGAAGTGCTTCGGTTCGCCGTCCTGGGCCTGGCCGCGAACAAGATCCGGACCGCGCTGACCATGCTCGGCGTACTGATCGGGGTCGGCGCGGTGATCCTGCTGGTGGCCGTCGGAAACGGCTCGTCCAAGTCGGTACAGGCCTCCATCCAGCGCCTCGGCACCAACCTGCTCACCGTCTCGCACACCGCGGGCGGCGGCCGATTCGGCGCCGCCGGACAGGGCGGCACGCTCAAGGACCTCACCCCCGACGACGCACAGGCCCTGGTCGACAAGACCCTGGCCCCGCACGTGAAGTCGGCCGCCCCCGTGCAGACCACGTCCCAGAGCGTCACCTACGCCGGCCAGTCGGTCACCGTGTCCCAGATCGTCGGCACCACGCCGGACTGGTTCGCCACCACCAACCACGACCTGGGCCAGGGCGCGCTGTTCGGCACCGACGACGTGAACTCCCGGCGCAGGGTGGCGATCCTCGGCAGCACCACGGTGGAGAACGTGTTCGGCACGGAGAACCCGATCGACAAGGAAATCCTGGTCGGCGGCGTGCCGTTCCGCGTCGCGGGCGTCCTGCGCACCAAGGGCGGCAACGGCGCGGCGGACTCCGACGACACCATCGTGCTCCCGGTGACCACCATGCGCGACAGCCTGACCGGCTACGGTTCGTTGTCCGCGATCGCCGTACAGGCCACCTCCTCCGACGACACCGCGCTCGCCCAGGACGAGGTCACCTCGATCCTGAACAACCGACACCGGATCGCCGATGCGGCGCAGAGCGACTTCCGGATCACCAACCAGCAGTCGCTGCTGAGCGCCAACGACGAGACCAACAAGACCTTCACCGTGCTGCTCGCCGCGGTGGCCGCGATCTCGCTCCTGGTCGGCGGGATCGGCATCACCAACATCATGCTGGTGACGGTCGCCGAACGCACCCGCGAAATCGGCATCCGCAAGGCGATCGGCGCGCCGCGCGGGGCGATCCTGGGCCAATTCCTCGCCGAGTCCACGCTGTTGTCGGTGGTCGGCGGCGGACTGGGGGTGGCCGCGGGGTTGTTCGCGGCGCGCTTCGAGGTGGTCGGGATCACGCCCGTCGTGGTTCCGAGTTCGGTGGTCGGCTCGTTCGCCGTATCGGTCGCCATCGGCCTGTTCTTCGGCGGCTACCCGGCCGCGCGCGCCGCCGCGCTGCGGCCGATCGAAGCACTGCGGCACGAATAG
- a CDS encoding TerD family protein, which translates to MGVSLAKGGNVSLSKAAPGLTAVAVGLGWDARSTTGADFDLDASALLLGNDGRVLSDLHFVFYNNLTSPDGSVQHTGDNLTGEGEGDDETVNVDLASVPADVQRVVFPVSIHDAVARDQSFGQVRNAYIRVVNRADNNELARYDLTEDASTETAMVFGELYRNGNEWKFRAVGQGYASGLAGIAKDFGVNV; encoded by the coding sequence ATGGGAGTCAGTCTCGCCAAGGGCGGCAACGTATCCCTGTCCAAGGCCGCGCCCGGCCTCACCGCCGTCGCGGTGGGTCTCGGATGGGATGCGCGCAGCACGACCGGTGCGGACTTCGACCTCGACGCGAGCGCGCTGCTGCTCGGCAACGACGGTCGGGTGCTGTCCGATCTGCACTTCGTCTTCTACAACAACCTGACCAGCCCCGACGGCTCGGTCCAGCACACCGGTGACAACCTCACCGGTGAGGGCGAAGGCGACGACGAGACCGTCAACGTCGACCTGGCCTCGGTGCCGGCCGACGTGCAGCGGGTCGTCTTCCCGGTCTCCATCCACGACGCGGTGGCCCGGGACCAGTCGTTCGGCCAGGTCCGCAACGCGTACATCCGCGTGGTCAACCGCGCCGACAACAACGAACTGGCGCGCTACGACCTCACCGAGGACGCGTCCACCGAGACCGCGATGGTCTTCGGTGAGCTGTACCGCAACGGCAACGAGTGGAAGTTCCGCGCCGTCGGCCAGGGTTACGCCTCCGGCCTCGCGGGCATCGCGAAGGACTTCGGCGTCAACGTCTGA
- a CDS encoding MMPL family transporter, translating to MFAALGGFVVRRPWWVILAWVIAAGVVIGLAPKLTSSTDEKSFLPSSYESVRASDLRERAFPQQENVGAVIVFQRADGNPLTPADSAAVARVATAVEARKIKDVLGVTPGQVSPNGLVQTAMVAMPEVKDPNDETPQDAVETMRKEVKAQIAGTDLTAGITGSAAQALDERDSSETAGTLVAVGTIVIIVLLLLIIFRSPIIALLPVVIIGLISPMATGLIASANKVFDMKADSSIEQLLTVVLFGVGTDYVLFLLFRYREVLREGVDPKNGMVRAVSRVGEAIASAAAAVIVAFAALTLSTLGMLRSMGPALAIAVFVTLLAGLTLVPAVVSLLGTRVFWPSKSWRAAPHGTGFARLGRGIGRRPVVFAVASALVMGVLAIGALGYKANFDLAGSSLPSNKESVKAMKNLEKGFPPGTTDPTEVYLESTAGRPLTPQERAAFEAELRGVEGVGSVAEPVLTPDLATAFYSVVLSDSPATDTALSTVKNRLRPAMHRAAPDGTRALVGGITAVYVDINRAVDRDYSVVFPVAAVCIMIILGLLLRSLVAPWYLMASVALGFGATLGATSVLFQKIGDQPGLMFMLPVIMYLFVVALGTDYNILMVSRLREEAREGHDPHDAAAVAVKHSGPTIAAAGVILAGTFATLMLAGNSTLSQMGFALSSGIAIAAFIMALIFTPSLTALIGHTAWWPGHGDTKPAGEKERAGTPVS from the coding sequence ATGTTCGCGGCCCTGGGCGGATTTGTCGTACGCAGGCCCTGGTGGGTCATCCTGGCCTGGGTCATCGCCGCCGGTGTGGTGATCGGCCTGGCGCCGAAGCTGACCTCCTCCACCGACGAGAAGAGCTTCCTCCCCTCGTCCTACGAGTCGGTCCGCGCGTCCGATCTGCGCGAGCGGGCGTTCCCGCAGCAGGAGAACGTGGGCGCGGTGATCGTCTTCCAGCGGGCCGACGGCAATCCGCTGACCCCGGCGGACAGCGCCGCGGTGGCCCGGGTCGCCACGGCGGTGGAGGCGCGGAAGATCAAGGACGTGCTGGGGGTCACGCCCGGTCAGGTCTCCCCGAACGGGCTGGTGCAGACCGCGATGGTGGCCATGCCGGAGGTCAAGGACCCCAACGACGAGACCCCGCAGGACGCGGTCGAGACGATGCGCAAGGAGGTCAAGGCGCAGATCGCCGGGACCGACCTGACCGCCGGGATCACCGGCTCCGCCGCCCAGGCGCTGGACGAACGGGACTCGTCCGAGACCGCCGGCACCCTGGTCGCGGTGGGCACGATCGTGATCATCGTGCTGTTGTTGCTGATCATCTTCCGCAGCCCGATCATCGCGCTGCTTCCGGTGGTGATCATCGGATTGATCTCGCCGATGGCCACCGGGCTGATCGCGTCGGCCAACAAGGTCTTCGACATGAAGGCCGACAGCTCGATCGAACAGCTGCTCACCGTGGTGCTGTTCGGCGTCGGCACCGACTACGTGCTGTTCCTGCTGTTCCGCTATCGCGAGGTGCTGCGCGAGGGGGTCGATCCGAAGAACGGCATGGTGCGCGCGGTCTCCCGGGTGGGCGAGGCGATCGCCTCCGCCGCGGCGGCGGTGATCGTCGCGTTCGCCGCGCTGACCCTGTCCACCCTGGGGATGTTGCGCTCGATGGGGCCGGCCCTGGCGATCGCGGTGTTCGTGACGTTGCTGGCCGGTCTGACGCTGGTGCCGGCCGTGGTCTCGCTGCTCGGTACGCGCGTGTTCTGGCCGTCCAAGTCCTGGCGGGCGGCCCCGCACGGCACCGGCTTCGCCCGACTCGGGCGCGGCATCGGCCGGCGGCCGGTGGTGTTCGCGGTGGCGTCCGCGCTGGTGATGGGGGTGCTCGCGATCGGCGCGCTGGGCTACAAGGCCAACTTCGACCTCGCCGGCTCCTCGCTGCCGTCGAACAAGGAGTCGGTCAAGGCGATGAAGAACCTGGAGAAGGGCTTCCCGCCGGGGACCACCGACCCCACCGAGGTCTACCTCGAGTCCACCGCCGGCCGGCCGCTCACTCCGCAGGAGCGGGCCGCGTTCGAGGCGGAGCTGCGCGGGGTCGAGGGGGTCGGCTCGGTGGCCGAGCCGGTGCTCACCCCCGACCTGGCGACCGCGTTCTACTCGGTGGTGCTGTCCGACTCGCCGGCCACCGACACGGCGCTGTCCACCGTGAAGAACCGGCTGCGGCCGGCCATGCACCGGGCCGCGCCGGACGGCACCCGGGCGCTGGTGGGCGGGATCACCGCGGTCTACGTGGACATCAACCGCGCGGTGGACCGGGACTACTCGGTGGTCTTCCCGGTCGCGGCGGTGTGCATCATGATCATCCTGGGACTGCTGCTGCGCAGCCTGGTCGCGCCGTGGTACCTGATGGCCTCGGTGGCGCTCGGGTTCGGCGCCACCCTCGGGGCGACCTCGGTGTTGTTCCAAAAGATCGGGGACCAGCCCGGGCTGATGTTCATGCTGCCGGTGATCATGTATCTGTTCGTGGTCGCGCTGGGCACCGACTACAACATCCTGATGGTGTCCCGACTGCGCGAGGAGGCCCGCGAGGGGCACGACCCGCACGACGCGGCGGCCGTGGCGGTCAAGCACTCCGGGCCCACCATCGCCGCCGCCGGCGTGATCCTGGCGGGCACCTTCGCCACGCTGATGCTGGCGGGCAACTCGACGCTGTCCCAGATGGGCTTCGCGCTCTCCAGCGGGATCGCGATCGCGGCCTTCATCATGGCGTTGATCTTCACGCCGAGCCTGACCGCGCTGATCGGCCACACGGCGTGGTGGCCGGGGCACGGGGACACCAAGCCGGCGGGGGAGAAGGAGCGGGCGGGCACACCGGTGAGCTGA
- a CDS encoding response regulator transcription factor: MATPAEGARTRLLVVDDEPNIRELLSASLRFAGFEVDSAADGADALAAVARCRPDLVVLDVMLPDLDGFEVVRRLRADGTRLPVLFLTAKDTTKDKITGLTLGGDDYVTKPFSLEELIARIHAVLRRVHGGEEPPTSSNRIVVADLELDPDGHEVLRGKRPVSLSPTEFKLLRYLMLNTGRVVSKTQILDHVWQYDFGGDLSIVESYISYLRRKIELDVDGGKLIHTVRGVGYVLRRPQPSA, encoded by the coding sequence GTGGCCACGCCCGCCGAGGGCGCCCGTACCCGCCTGCTCGTGGTCGACGACGAGCCCAACATCCGCGAACTGCTCTCCGCCAGTCTGCGCTTCGCCGGATTCGAGGTCGACTCGGCGGCCGACGGCGCCGACGCGCTGGCCGCCGTCGCGCGGTGTCGGCCGGACCTGGTCGTGCTCGACGTGATGCTCCCCGACCTGGACGGCTTCGAGGTGGTCCGCCGACTGCGCGCGGACGGCACCCGGTTGCCGGTGTTGTTCCTGACCGCGAAGGACACCACGAAGGACAAGATCACCGGATTGACCCTGGGCGGGGACGACTACGTCACCAAGCCGTTCAGCCTCGAGGAGTTGATCGCCCGGATCCACGCGGTGCTGCGCCGGGTGCACGGCGGCGAGGAACCGCCGACCTCCTCCAACCGGATCGTGGTCGCCGATCTCGAACTCGACCCCGACGGTCACGAGGTGCTGCGCGGCAAACGACCGGTGTCGCTGTCGCCCACCGAGTTCAAACTGCTGCGCTACCTGATGCTCAACACCGGCCGGGTGGTGTCCAAGACGCAGATCCTGGACCACGTCTGGCAGTACGACTTCGGCGGCGATCTGAGCATCGTCGAGTCGTACATCAGCTACCTGCGCCGCAAGATCGAACTCGACGTCGACGGCGGCAAGTTGATCCACACCGTGCGCGGGGTCGGATACGTGCTGCGGCGCCCGCAGCCGTCGGCCTGA
- a CDS encoding TetR-like C-terminal domain-containing protein has protein sequence MRRHGAAFVRFGLEHPVQYRLLMMRPRSGEEAEWSAADACLDWVGEAIRPCLEAGVLVGDPTRLALQMLAALHGLVALYLARPDYPWPDDVETMADEVTRMAGLGSALAGRLRGPGPAPTTGAFTAAFDALADRLRRPDPAAGPDARG, from the coding sequence ATGCGTCGACACGGCGCCGCGTTCGTCCGCTTCGGGCTCGAACACCCGGTGCAGTACCGCCTGTTGATGATGCGTCCGCGCTCGGGCGAGGAGGCCGAGTGGAGCGCGGCCGACGCGTGCCTGGACTGGGTCGGCGAGGCGATCCGGCCGTGCCTGGAGGCGGGCGTCCTGGTCGGCGACCCGACCCGGCTGGCGCTGCAGATGCTGGCCGCGCTGCACGGCCTGGTGGCGCTGTACCTGGCCCGGCCGGACTACCCGTGGCCGGACGACGTGGAGACCATGGCCGACGAGGTGACCCGGATGGCGGGGCTCGGCTCGGCGCTGGCCGGGCGGCTGCGCGGGCCCGGTCCGGCGCCCACCACCGGCGCGTTCACGGCGGCGTTCGACGCGCTCGCCGACCGGCTGCGGCGGCCGGATCCGGCCGCCGGGCCCGACGCGCGAGGGTGA
- a CDS encoding LysR family transcriptional regulator, which yields MQFQQLVYFVAVAETRHFTRAAARTHVAQPSLSKQIRALEHELGAELFTRVRGNIALTPAGERLLPIARRILADVDVAHLEVAELVGLRSGRVRIGATPSLSASLLAEVLRGFQDRYAGIRLLVDENGSRDLVRALLRGDLDLALIVVPPQGVGAALTTEPLLREDLVLAGRPPVAGPAVPIAALRGVRLVMFRDGYDLREATLTACHEAGFEPEFAIEGGEMDAVLRFVEVGLGPAIVPSMVLAGRPGLTATPLAPPGLSRTIALAHRSDAALTHAARAFREELVAFLTPERLPAGVERIGRATPGG from the coding sequence ATGCAGTTCCAGCAGCTCGTCTACTTCGTCGCGGTCGCCGAGACCCGGCACTTCACCCGCGCGGCGGCGCGCACGCACGTCGCGCAGCCGTCGTTGTCCAAGCAGATCCGGGCCCTGGAGCACGAGTTGGGGGCCGAGCTGTTCACGCGGGTGCGCGGCAACATCGCGCTCACCCCGGCGGGGGAGCGGCTGCTGCCGATCGCGCGGCGGATCCTGGCGGACGTGGACGTGGCCCACCTGGAGGTGGCCGAGCTGGTCGGGCTGCGCTCGGGGCGGGTCCGGATCGGAGCCACACCGTCGTTGTCGGCGAGTCTGCTGGCCGAGGTGCTGCGCGGTTTCCAGGACCGCTACGCCGGGATCCGGCTGCTGGTCGACGAGAACGGCTCGCGCGATCTGGTGCGCGCGCTGCTGCGCGGCGATCTGGACCTGGCGCTGATCGTGGTGCCGCCGCAGGGGGTCGGCGCGGCGCTGACCACCGAGCCGCTGCTGCGCGAGGACCTGGTGCTCGCGGGCCGCCCGCCGGTGGCCGGCCCGGCCGTGCCGATCGCGGCGCTGCGGGGGGTGCGGCTGGTGATGTTCCGGGACGGCTACGACCTGCGCGAGGCGACCCTGACGGCATGTCACGAGGCGGGGTTCGAACCGGAGTTCGCGATCGAGGGCGGCGAGATGGACGCGGTCCTGCGGTTCGTCGAGGTGGGGTTGGGGCCGGCCATCGTGCCGAGCATGGTGCTGGCCGGGCGACCCGGCCTGACCGCGACGCCGCTGGCGCCGCCGGGCCTGTCCCGCACCATCGCGCTCGCGCACCGCAGCGACGCCGCGCTCACCCACGCGGCGCGGGCGTTCCGGGAGGAGCTGGTGGCGTTCCTGACCCCCGAGCGACTGCCGGCGGGCGTCGAGCGGATCGGGCGGGCGACCCCGGGCGGGTGA
- a CDS encoding helix-turn-helix domain-containing protein produces the protein MPDTRRSRARARPGDGALLRGEILAAATALLDEAGDESALTLRAVAARAGVTTPSVYLHFANKRELVDAVCLAVWEDLGRRMRDAGRGWRIPIRRCVDTAPRSSASGSNTRCSTAC, from the coding sequence GTGCCCGACACCCGTCGATCTCGCGCCCGCGCCCGACCCGGCGACGGGGCGCTGCTGCGCGGCGAGATCCTGGCCGCCGCCACCGCCCTGCTCGACGAGGCCGGCGACGAGTCCGCGCTGACGCTGCGCGCGGTGGCGGCCCGCGCGGGGGTGACCACGCCCTCGGTATACCTGCACTTCGCGAACAAGCGGGAGTTGGTCGACGCGGTGTGCCTGGCGGTGTGGGAGGACCTGGGGCGGCGGATGCGCGACGCGGGGCGGGGGTGGAGGATCCCTATCAGGCGATGCGTCGACACGGCGCCGCGTTCGTCCGCTTCGGGCTCGAACACCCGGTGCAGTACCGCCTGTTGA
- a CDS encoding sensor histidine kinase has translation MRLPHPSRSSLRIRVLIITMTLVAVALLVSQTVVVGSLRGYLTDQVDRQLGQAARGMAYRPPEPPGEPRGNGPPPGGRGRAFGVLPSRIVAEYLNPDGTTRQRVRSPGAEEELGPRLPRLDALTVAALDRHPFETDSVSGDTRWRVLAVPTAGGEGSVVLAQPLNDVRAAVDRMRTVCLLIGLTCLTVLAAAGWFALRGGLRPLRRIEETAAAIAAGDLSHRVPVPAPGTEIGRLSTSINGMLAQIETAFAARAESETRMRRFVADAGHELRTPLASVRGFAELYRMGALTDPAEVARTMRRIEDEAIRMGGLVEDLLQLARLDEQRPLCNEPVDLRILAADAVHDIKTLAPDRAVTLTGLDGGPAHPVTVLGDESRLRQVVANLVSNALTHTPAGTTIRIAVGRAGPPKRCAALEVADAGPGLTPAHAQRVFERFYRVDSSRSRAAGGGSGLGLAIVAALVNAHGGRVEVRTAPGEGAAFRVLLP, from the coding sequence ATGCGCCTCCCGCACCCGAGCCGATCATCGCTGCGCATCCGCGTACTGATCATCACGATGACGCTGGTCGCCGTCGCCCTGCTGGTCAGCCAGACGGTCGTGGTGGGCTCGCTGCGCGGCTACCTCACCGACCAGGTGGACCGGCAACTGGGCCAGGCGGCGCGGGGGATGGCGTACCGCCCGCCCGAGCCCCCCGGCGAGCCGCGCGGCAACGGGCCGCCACCCGGCGGTCGCGGGCGGGCGTTCGGCGTGTTGCCGAGCCGGATCGTGGCCGAGTACCTGAACCCCGACGGCACCACCCGCCAGCGGGTGCGCTCGCCGGGCGCCGAGGAGGAGTTGGGCCCGCGGCTGCCCCGCCTGGACGCGCTCACCGTGGCGGCGCTGGACCGGCATCCGTTCGAGACCGACTCGGTGTCCGGCGACACCCGCTGGCGGGTGCTCGCGGTGCCGACCGCCGGCGGCGAGGGCAGCGTGGTGCTGGCCCAGCCGCTGAACGACGTCCGGGCGGCGGTCGACCGGATGCGCACGGTGTGTCTGCTGATCGGCCTGACCTGCCTGACCGTGCTGGCCGCGGCCGGCTGGTTCGCGCTGCGCGGCGGGCTGCGTCCGCTGCGCCGGATCGAGGAGACGGCGGCGGCGATCGCGGCGGGCGACCTGTCCCACCGGGTCCCGGTGCCCGCGCCCGGCACCGAGATCGGCCGGTTGTCCACGTCGATCAACGGCATGCTGGCGCAGATCGAGACCGCGTTCGCGGCCCGCGCCGAGTCGGAGACCCGGATGCGCCGGTTCGTCGCCGACGCCGGGCACGAGCTGCGCACCCCGCTGGCCAGCGTGCGCGGCTTCGCCGAGTTGTACCGGATGGGCGCGCTCACCGATCCGGCCGAGGTGGCCCGCACGATGCGGCGCATCGAGGACGAGGCGATCCGGATGGGCGGCCTGGTCGAGGACCTGCTGCAACTGGCCCGCCTGGACGAGCAGCGGCCGCTGTGCAACGAGCCGGTGGACCTGCGCATCCTGGCCGCCGACGCGGTGCACGACATCAAGACCCTGGCCCCGGACCGCGCGGTGACGCTGACCGGCCTGGACGGCGGCCCGGCGCATCCGGTGACGGTGTTGGGCGACGAGTCCCGGCTGCGCCAGGTGGTGGCCAATCTGGTCTCCAACGCGCTGACCCACACCCCGGCCGGAACCACGATCCGGATCGCGGTGGGCCGGGCCGGGCCGCCAAAGCGGTGCGCGGCCCTGGAGGTCGCCGACGCCGGCCCCGGCCTGACCCCGGCCCACGCCCAGCGCGTGTTCGAGCGTTTCTACCGGGTCGACTCCTCGCGCAGCCGCGCCGCCGGCGGCGGTTCCGGCCTCGGCCTGGCCATCGTCGCCGCCCTGGTCAACGCACACGGCGGCCGGGTGGAGGTACGCACGGCCCCCGGCGAGGGCGCGGCGTTCCGGGTGCTGCTGCCCTGA